From the Thermus brockianus genome, the window GGCACCAGGCCCTCCTCGCCTACCGGGAGCGGGCGGAGGCCATCCTGCGCCAGGGCAGGCGGCCCAACTAGCCCCGCCGCAGGGGGCTTAGGGCCTTAAGCACCTCCTGGGCCCGAAGGGGCTTGGGCAGGTGGAGGACCCTTAGGGGGCGGAAGAGGAGGCCTGGGGGCGTTTCGCTCACCAGGTACAAGGAGGCCAGTTTCCCTTCGGGGTGGGCCCGGATTTTGCGGACCCACTCCAGGGCTTTCTCCCCTTGCAGGATGACGCCCTTGGGCCTTTCCTTGAGGAGCCTCAGGGCCATCTCCAGGTCCTTGGCCAGGAGGACGCGGAAGCGGTGGGCCTCGAGGAGGTACAAAAGGAGCCTCCGCACCACCCCGCTCTCCGAAAGGATGAGGACCAAGGGGTCCTCCGCCAGGAGGGTGGAGGGGCGGACCAGGCCCCGGCTTTTGAGCTCAAAGAGGAGGTGGTACACCGCTTCTTCCGGCAGGCCCGAAAGGAGGGCCACGCTCCGCGCCCGGCGCACCCCGTCCAGGTGCTCCAACACCGCCCAGGCCTCGGGGGAAAGGGGGTGGCGGGTGGGGTCTTCCACCAGGTGGAGCACCTCGTCCGGGTCCACCTGGCCCCGGCGCCACTCGTCCAGGCGCCTCGCCGCCTCCATGAGGGCGGCGTCCGTGTCCAGGGTGTGGGGCAGGGCCACCTGGCTCCCCTCCGTGAGGGGTTCGGCCAAGATCTCCCCCTCCCTTTCCCCCAGGAGGGTGGCCAAGGCCTCCAGGACCTGGGCCTCCAGGGCCTCCCGTAGCTCCTCCTCCCCGATGAGGCCAAGCTCCAGGGCCAAGGCCCCTAAGGGGGTGCCGGGGTTCTCCCGGCCCTGGCGCTCCACCAGGGCCTGCACCTCCTCCAGGCTCAGGTGGCCGAGGCGCACCAGGTACTCCCCCAGGTGGGGCCCGGGCTCCGTGCGGGCGTAGAGGATGCGCCCGCCTAGGAGGTGGACCCGGCCATAGATGCGCCCCTGGAAGGCCACCACGGCGCTTTTCCGCTGGGCGGCGAGGGCCTTTAGGAGCTCGCCCAGGTCCAGTTCCTCCAAGGTGGCCCGGATCATGCTAGAGAAGGGGTTCCGCCGGCGGCGGAAAGCCCAGGTGGCGGTAGGCCCTTTCCGTGGCCACCCGCCCCCTGGGGGTGCGCTTGAGGAGGCCCTGCTGGATGAGGTAGGGCTCGTGCACCTCCTCCAGGGTCCCGGGGTCCTCGGACACCGCCGTGGCCAGGGTGGCGAGGCCCACGGGGCCGCCGCCGAAGCGGAGGATGAGGGCCTCGAGGATCTCCCGGTCCCGCTTCTCCAGGCCGAGCTCGTCTAGCCCCAAGGTGGCCAGGGCCTCCTCGGCCCTTTCCCGGGTGATGACCCCTTCCCCCGCCACCTGGGCGAAGTCCCGCACCCTGCGGAAGAGCCGCTTGGCGATGCGCATGGTGCCCCGGCTCCGCTTGGCGATCTCTATGGCGGCCTCCTCGGCGATCTCCACCCCAAGGAGGCGGGCGTCCCGCTTGATCCCAAGGGCAAGCTCCTCCAGGCTGTAGTACTCCAGGTGCTCCACGATGCCGAAGCGGCTCCTAAGGGGCGGGGTGATGAGGCCGGGGCGGGTGGTGGCCCCGATGAGGGTGAAGCGGGGAAGCTCCAGGCGGATGGTCCTCGCCGCCGGCCCCTGGCCGATGACGATGTCCATCTTGAAGTCCTCCATGGCCGGGTAGAGGTGCTCCTCCGCCTGGCGGCTTAGGCGGTGGATCTCGTCAATGAAGAGGATATCCCCCTCCTCCAGGGAGTTGGCCAGGATGGCGGCCAGGTCCCCAGGCTTCTCAATGGCCGGCCCCGAGGTGATGCGCAGGTTCACCCCGAGCTCGTGGGCGATGACGTGGGCCAGGGTGGTTTTGCCGAGACCGGGGGGCCCAAAGAGGAGGAGGTGCTCCAGGGGCTCCCCCCGGGCCTTGGCGGCCTCGAGGTAGACCCTGAGCTTTCTCTTGAGCCTCTCCTGGCCGATGTATTCGTCCAGGGTCTTGGGCCTTAGGGCAAGGTCCGGGTAAACCTCCACGCCCTTTCATGATAGCCTTTTCCCGTGCGGCGCACGGTGAAGGAGTTTCGCCAGGCTAAGGGCAAGAGGCTCGTCTACCTCACGGCCTACGACTACCCCACGGCCCGGCTGGCTGAGGCCGCCGGGGTGGACGCCATCTTGGTGGGGGACTCCTTGGGCATGGTGGTGCTGGGCTACCCCTCCACCGTCCCCGTCACCTTGGAGGAGATGCTCCACCACACCAAGGCGGCCAGGCGGGGAGCCCCGGAGACCTTTTTGGTGGCGGACCTGCCCTACCTGAGCTACGCCACCCTGGACCGGGCCTTGAGGGCGGCGGAGCGCCTCCTCAAGGAGGGCGGGGCGGATGCGGTGAAGCTGGAGGGGGGCGAGGAGGTGGCGGAGATTGTCAAGGGCCTCACCCGGGCCGGGGTGCCGGTCCTGGGGCACGTGGGCCTCACCCCCCAGACGGCGAGCCAGCTTGGGGGCTACAGGCTCCAGGGTAAGGGCAAAGAGGAGGCCGAGCGCATCCTGAAAGGGGCCTTGGCCTTGGAGGAGGCGGGGGCCTATGGGGTGGTGCTGGAGATGGTGCCCGCCTCCTTGGCCAAGGAGATCACAGAGCGGCTTTCCATCCACACCGTGGGCATCGGGGCGGGGCCCCATACGGACGCCCAGGTCCTGGTCTTCCACGATGTGGTGGGGCTTTATGGGGAGTTCAAGCCCCGCTTTGTAAAGCGCTACCTGGAGGCGGGGAAGCTCATCCAAGAGGCCCTTGCAAAGTACGCCGAGGAGGTGCGGGAAGGGGTTTTCCCTGGCCCCGAGCACAGCTTCTAGCCCTACAATGGGGACCGTGGTGCGCTTTCAGGCGGAGGGGGTGCGCCTGGACCAGGCGGTGGCCGAGGCCTGCGGCGTGAGCCGGGCCCGGGCTCAGGCCTGGATTGCCGAGGGCCGGGTGCGGGTGGGGAATCGGGTGGTGGAAAAGCCCGCCTACCGCCTCAAGGGGGAAGAGGTCCAGGTGGAGCCCCCAGAGGAGCGCCCTATGGTGGTCCCGGAGGACCTTCCCATCCCCGTGCTTTACGAGGACGAGGACCTCCTGGTCCTGAACAAACCCCCGGGCCTCCTCACCCACCCGGCCCCCGGGGTCTACACGGGTACCGTGGTGAACGCCCTTTTGGGCCGGTACCTGGAGGTTCCGGAAGCCCTGCCGTCCGCACGGCCCGAGTGGGTGCGCCCGGGCATCGTCCACCGCCTGGACAAGGACACCAGCGGCGTTTTGGTGGTGGCCAAACACCCGGGAGCGGTGGAGGCCCTTTCCCGGGCCTTCCGCGACCGGCTGGTGATGAAGCGCTACCTGGCCCTCACCGAGGGGCACCCCAAGGAGGGAGCCCTCATCGCCCCCATTGGCCGCCACCCGGTGGAGCGGCACAAGATGCATGTGGGGGGCGTGGCTCCCCGGTACGCCGAGACGGAGTTTAGGGTCCTCGCCACCGCAGGGCCCTACGCCCTGGTGGAGGCCAGGCCCCACACGGGCCGCACCCACCAGATCCGGGTACACCTGAAGCACCTTAAGGCGCCTATCCTGGGGGATGAGGTTTACGGCAGGAAAAGCCCCCATATCCCCCGCCAAGCCCTGCACGCCTACGAGCTCAGAATCCCCCACCCCCGCACCGGGCGCATCCTGGAGTTCCTAGCCCCCGTGCCTTTGGATATGGTGCGGGCTTGGGAGGCGGTGGGGGGGTGTGGCCGGAGGAAACCCGCTTGGAAGGATATACTGGGGTTCAATGAACGCTTTCCAGGCCCTTCCGGCGGCAGGGGTGGGAACGTCCAAAGGGCACACGCTCTACGTGGGGGATGCCCGGGAGGTGCTCAGCCGGTTGCCCGAGGCCTCCGTGCACCTGGTCATCACCTCTCCCCCCTACTGGACCCTGAAGCGCTACGAGGACGTGCCCGGCCAGCTCGGCCACGTGGAGGATTACGAGGCGTTCTTGGACGAGCTGGACCGGGTCTGGCGGGAGGTGTACCGCCTACTGGTGCCTGGGGGCAGGCTCATCGTGGTGGTGGGGGATGTGGCCGTGGCCCGGAAACGCTTCGGGCGGCACCTGGTCTTTCCCCTCCACGCCGACATCCAGGTGCGGTGCCGGAAGATGGGCTTCGACAACCTGAACCCCATCCTTTGGCACAAGCACACCAACGCCGCCCTAGAAGCGGACCGCCCCGGCTTTTTCTTGGGCAAGCCCTACGAGCCCGGGGCCATCATCAAGACCGAGGTGGAGTACATCCTGATGCAACGGAAGCCCGGGGGCTACCGCAAGCCCACCCCCGAGCAACGGGAAGCCTCCAGAATCCCCAAGGACCTCTTCGCCCGTTGGTTCCGCCAAATCTGGGACGACATCCCGGGGGAGAGCACCAAGGCCCACCCCGCCCCCTTCCCCCTGGAGTTGGCGGAGCGGCTTGTGCGCATGTTCAGCTTCGTGGGGGACGTGGTCCTAGACCCCTTTGCCGGCACCGGCACCACCCTTATCGCCGCTGCCCGGTGGGGGAGGCGGGCTTTGGGGGTGGAGCTCGTGCCCAAGTACGCCGAGCTCGCCCAAAAGCGCTTCGCCCAGGAGCTCCCAGAGGCTCGGCTTGAACCCCTGGAGGTTTGGCGATGGAGCGAGACCTAGCCAGGGAGTTAGAGCGCCTTTTGCAAGGGGTGCTGGGTACCTCCTCCCAGGACAGCGGGCGTCAAGGCGGCCTGGCCAAGTACTTGGTAGAGCGGCTAAAGGACCGCCTTCCGTCCCGCCTTTGGCCCTATCTGGAAGCGGAGGTCCAGGTGCCAGGCTTGGCGCGGGAAAAAGCTTGGGACCTGGGCTTGGTCTACCCTGTGGAGCCCTCTCTCCCGAAAAAGCCCCGGCTCCTCCTTTCGCTCAAGTCCATTCTGCGAAACCCCTCGGGTTCGTGGCCTAACCGCCTGGATGACTTGGTGGGGGAGGTCTCCTCCGTTCAGATGCTTTTCCCGGAGGTGGTGGTGGGGTACGTCGTGGTTTTAGACCACGGCGCCCCTACCAAGCGGAAGGGCACCTACAAGCGGCCCGAAGGGGACGAACTCCTTTCCATCTATGCCCGCTTTAAGGAAGGCCTGGCCGCCTTAGCCCAAAGGCGGCCGCCCCTTTGGGCCCAAGGGCTTGTGGAGGCCCATTGGGTCTTGGAGATGGACAGCCGCAAGAAGCCGCTTCTGCGAAATCCCGAAGAAACGGTTCGTGCGGGCGAGGCTTTTTTAGATACTTTGGTGGAGGCCTTGCGCCAGCGGGAGCCCCTCCTTTTCCTAGACGAGGGCTAGAAGCCCCTTAAGCGCCCTTCCCAGGCGGCGCACGCCCTCTTCTATCCGGGCCCGGTCCATGGTGGCGTAGGAAAGCCTTAGGGTGTTCTCCCCACCCCCCTCGGCGAAGAAGGGGCTGCCGGGCACGAAGGCCACGTTTTCCTCTATGGCCCGTTGGAAGAGGCGCTCGGCGGAAAGCCCTTCGGGTAGGGTCATCCAGACGAACATGCCCCCCTTGGGCCGGGTGTAGCGCACCCCCGCGGGCATCTCCCGGTCCAGGGCGGAGAGCATGGCCTCCGCCTTCTCCCGGTAGGTTTGGCGGATGAGGGCGAGGCGCTCGGGGAAGCCCTCCTGTACCAAGGCGTGGACCAGCATCTGGTTGAGGACGGGGGAGTGGAGGTCCGCCCCCTGCTTGGCCTGGGTGAGCTTCAGGATGGCCTCGGGGTGGGCGGCCACGAAGGCCACCCTGAGGCCCGGGGCGAGGATTTTGGAGAAGCTGCTCAGGTAGATGACCCCGGGGTAACCCGCCTCCCGGGCGAGTTCAAAGAGGCTTGGAAGCCGGCTTTCCCCAAAGTAGAGCTCCCGGTAGGCGTCGTCCTCCACCACCACGAGGCCCCTTGCCATGGCCATCTCCAGGAGGCGCTTACGGGCGGGAAGGGGCATGAGACCCCCCGAGGGGTTTTGGAAGGAGGGGATGAGGTAGAGGAAGCGGGGGCGTTCCCCCTTCAGGGCTTCTTCCAGGGCCTCGAGGTCCGGCCCCTCTTCCCCGGCGGGCACGGTGAGGAAGCGGGGACCATAGGGCCGGAAGGCCTGGATGGCCCCCATGTAGCTGGGGGCCTCCAGGAGGAGGGGGCTTCCTTCGTCCAGGAAGACCTTCCCCAGGAGGTCCAAGACCTGCTGGCTTCCCGTGGTGATGAGGACCTCCTCTGGGCTTAGGCCAAGCCACTCCGCCACCCAGGCCCTTAGGGGGAAGTAGCCCTCCGTGGGCCCATACTGCAAGGCCACCTCGCCCTTATCCCGGAGGATGGCGGCCGCCTTTTCCGCCGCCAAGCCCTTGGGGAAAAGCTCGGGGGCGGGAAGCCCCCCGGCGAAGCTGATGACCCCAGGGCGCTGGGTGAGCTTGAGGAGCTCCCGGATGGTGGAGGCCTGGATGCGGCGCGCCCTTTCGCCAAAAAGGGTATTCCAGTCTAGGGTTTTCACTTACCCATTCTACGCCTTAGGGGAAGAGGCGGCGGTAGGCTTCCAGGGCGTAGCGGTCCGTCATGCCGGCGATGTAGTCGCACACCGCCCGCTCCAGGCCCTCCTCGGAAATCCTGGCCTGCACCTCTTTGGGTAGCGTTTCCGGATAGCGGGTGTAGGCGCGGAAAAGCCCTTCCAGCGCGGTTTCGGCCTTGAGCCTTTCCCGGAGCACCTCGGGGTGGCGGTAGAAGCGCTCCAGCAAAAACGCCTTGAGCTCCTTAAGTCCCCGTTCCGCCTCCTCCGTGAGGGCGGCGAGGCGGCTTGGGTGGTGGCGCACCGCTTCGGCGCTTTGCACCTGGGCCGCTTCCAGGCGGGCGTGGGTGGCCTCAATGGCGGCGGTGATGAAGTAGCCCAGCAGTTGCCGCACCAAGACCCGCCTTTCCAACTCGGGAAGCCTCAGGAGGTCCAGCCCTTCCTCCTGGGCCAAGGCCTTGAGGAGGGGGACTTCCAAGAGCTCCTCCGGGCGCAGAAGCCCTGCCCTGAGCCCATCGTCCAGGTCGTGGGCGGCGTAGGCGATGGCGTCGGAGAGGTCCACCACCTGGGCCTCGAGGGTCCCCTGCCCCTGGTAGCTCTCCTTGAAGCCGGGGACATAGGCGGCCTCGTGGGTGGCGATGCCCTCCAGGACCTCGTGGGTAAGGTTGAGGCCGCGGAAGCCCGGGTAGCGCACCTCCAGGTGGGTGAGGATGCGCAGGGCCTGGGCGTTGTGCTCAAACCCCCCATGCGCCTTCATGAGCTCGTGCAGGACCTTTTCCCCCGTGTGGCCGAAGGGGGGGTGGCCCAGGTCGTGGGAGAGGGCGATGGCCTCGGTGAGGTCCTCGTTGAGGCCGAGGGCCCGGGCGATGGAGCGGGATACCTGGGCCACCTCCAGGGTGTGGGTGAGGCGGGTGCGGTAGTAGTCCCCCGCCCATCCCGGGAGCACCTGGGTCTTGTACTCCAGGCGGCGGAAGGCGGTGGTGTGGAGGATGCGGTCCCGGTCCTTCTGGTAGGGGGTGCGGAAGGGGGACTCAGGCTCCGGGTGCATGCGCCCCCGGGTGTCCTTGGCTTTCTGGGCGTAGGGGGCGAGGCGGCTGGCCTCCAGTTCCAGAAGGGTTTCCCGAGGGAACAGCATCTAGACCCGCTTGAAGAGGAGGACGGCGTTGTGGCCGCCGAAGGCGAAGGAGTTGGAAAGGGCGTAGTCCACCCTGGCCTCCCGGGGTTCGGGCACGAAGTCCAGGTCCAGCTCGGGGTCGGGGTCCTCCAGGTTAAGGGTGGGGGGATGACCCCGTGGTGGAGGGCCTGCACCGTGGCGATGGCCTCCACCGCCCCCGCCGCCCCCAGGAGGTGGCCGATCATGCTCTTGGTGCTGGAGACCATGAGCCGCTTGGCGTGTTCCCCGAAGACCTGCTTGATGGCCAGGACCTCGGCCCTGTCCCCCACGGGGGTGGAGGTGCCGTGGGCGTTGATGTAGCCCACGGCCTCCGGGGGCACTTTGCCGTCCTCCAGGGCCCGGCGCATGGCCAGGGCGGCCCCCTTCCCTTCGGGGTGGGGCTCGGTGATGTGGTGGGCGTCGGCGCTCCGGCCAAAGCCCACGATCTCGGCGTAGACCTTAGCCCCCCGCTTCTTGGCGTGCTCGTACTCCTCCAGGACCAATATCCCCGCCCCCTCCCCCATGACGAAGCCGTCCCGGCTTAGGGTGAAGGGGCGGCTCGCTTTCTCGGGCTCCTCGTTCCGGGTGGAAAGGGCCCGCATCACGGCGAAGGCCCCGATGGCCATGGGGGTGATGGCGGCCTCCGTGCCCCCGGCCAGGACCACGTCCGCCTCCCCCCACTGGATCATGCGGTAGGCCTGGCCGATGGCGTCCGAGCCCGTGGCGCAGGCGGTGACGGCGGTGGTGGAGGGCCCCATGAAGCCGTAGCGCATGGCGATGTGGGCCGAGGCCATGTTGGCGATCATCATGGGGATGAAGAAGGGGCTGATGCGGTTGGGACCCCTTTCCAGGAAGACCTTGCTCTGCGCCTCCCAGGTTTCCATGCCCCCGATGCCGGTGCCCACCAGGGTGCCCACCCGTTCGGGGTCCAGGGCACCCGGTTCCAGCCCGGCATCTTGGAGGGCCAGCTCGGCGGCGATGAGGGCGTACTGGGCGAAGCGGTCCAGGCGCTTGATTTCCTTCTTGTCCAGGTAGGCCTCGGGGTCCACGTCCACCTCGGCGGCGATGCGCACGGGAAGCGCCGAGGCGTCAAAGCGGGTGATGGGGCGGACCCCGCTCTTGCCCTCCAGTTGGGCCTTGTGGAAGGCCTCCTGCCCCACCCCGATGGGGGTGAGGGCGCCGAGGCCGGTGACCACCACGCGTCGCATGGGGGTAGTATACCCCGTGGCCTTCCCAAAAGGCCGGGGAGCGGGGAAGCACCCCGCTCCCGGAGGCACGGATGGGTACTAACCCAGCTTGGCCTTGATGTACTCCACGGCGTCCTTCACGGTGCGGATCTTCTCGGCCTCCTCGTCGGAGATTTCCAGGCCGAACTCGTCCTCCAGGCCCATGATGAGCTCCACGGTGTCCAGGGAGTCCGCCCCCAGGTCCTCAATGAAGCGGGCCTCGAGGGTCACCTTCTCCGCCTCCACCTGGAGCTTGTCCGCGATAACCGCCTTGACCTTTTCAAAGATTTCCTGCTCCGTCATGGAAACCTCCCTGGGGGATTTTACCACCTAGTGGGGGGTAAGCCCCCCGTCCACGCAAAGGGTCTGGCCGGTGATGTACCCCGCCCTTTCCGAAACCAAAAAGGCCACCGCCTCGGCCACGTCCTCGGGGCGGCCGAAGCGGCCGGCGGGGATCTGCTTGAGGTAGGCTTCCCGCACCTCGGGGGGTAGCTTCTCCGTCATCTCCGTCTCAATGAACCCCGGGGCCACGGCGTTCACCGTGATGCCCCGGGCGGCGTACTCCTTGGCCACGGCCCGGGTGAAGCCGATGAGCCCCGCCTTGGAGGCCACGTAGTTGGCCTGCCCCGGGTTGCCGAGAATCCCCACCACGCTGGTGATGTTCACGATGCGCCCAAAGCGGGCCTTCATCATGAGCTTGATGGCCTCGCGGGTGGTGCGGAAGACGGCGGAGAGGTTGGCTTCCAAGACCGCCTCCCAGTCCTCGTCCTTCATGCGCACGAGGAGGGTGTCCCGGGTGATGCCGGCGTTGTTCACCAGGGTGTCTAGCCCGCCCAAAACCTCCGCCGCCTGGTGCACCAAGGCGCTTGCCGCCTCCGCCTCCAAGAGGTTCGCCCCCAGGATGCCCACCAAGGGGCTTCCTAGGCGGCGGGCTTCCTCCGCCACTTCCTCCGCCTTTTCCCGGTTTTGGCCGTAGTGGATGGCCAGGGCAAAGCCCTCCTGGGCCAGGCGGAGGGCGATGGCCCGGCCGATGCCCCGGCTCGCTCCGGTAATGAGCGCCTTACGCATCCTGCACCTCCAACGCCTTTTGCAAGGTTTCTGGGTCGGTGACGGAAAGGGCTTCCGCCCCTTCCAGGGTGCGGCCCACGAGCCCTTTCAGCACCTCCCCGCTCCCGAACTCCAAAAAGCGGCGCACCCCCCGCCTTTCCATATCCTTTAGGATCTCCACCCAGCGCACGGGGGCGGTGATCTGCTGAAGGAGGAGCGCCCTAATGGCCTCGGGGTCCTCCACCGGCTGGGCGGTGACGTTGGAGTAGACGGGGAAAAGGGGCTTCCGGAAGGGAACCCCTTCCAGCTCCTGGGCGAGCCTTTCCTGGGCGGGGGCCATGAGGGAGGAGTGGAAGGGGGCGGAAACGGGCAGGAAGACCACCCGGGCCCGCTTGGCCTTAAGCCTTTCCGCCGCCATCTCCACCGCCTCTTTTCGCCCGGAGATGACCGTCTGCTCGGGGGCGTTGAGGTTGGCGATCTCCACCCCTTCCAGGCCTTCCAAGGCGGCCCTAATCTCCTCCAGGGGGAGCTTGAGGATGGCGGCCATGGCCCCCTGGCCCGGGGGCACCGCCTCCTGCATGTACCGCCCCCGGAGGCGCACAAGCCTTAGGGCGTCCTCTAGCTCCAGGGTGCCGGCGGCCACGTGGGCCGTCCACTCCCCCAAGGAGTGCCCGGCGGCCAGGGCGGGGGGCTTGCCCCCTTGGCCCAGGTAGGCCCGGTAGGCGGCGTAGCCCACGGCGAGGAGGGCGGGTTGCTGGTTTTCCGTGAGGGTGAGGGCTTCTTCAGGGCCTTCCCACATGAGGGAGAGGAGGCCCGGCAGGACCGCCTCGGCCCGGTCCAGGACCTCCCGGGCCTCGAGGAAGGCCTCGTAGAGGGCCCTTCCCATGCCCACCCTCTGCGAGCCCTGCCCCGGGAAGAGGGCCGCCCACATCAGGCACCCCCCCAGGTGAGGACCGCCGCCGCCCAGGTGAGCCCGGCCCCGAAGGAAACCAGGAGCACGTGGTCCCCCTCCCGGATGCGCCCGGCGTCCACCGCCTCCTTGAGGGCCAGGGGGATGGAGGCGGTGGAGGTGTTCCCGTAGCGGTCCACGTTCACCACCACCCGCTCCCAAGGGAGGCCAAGCCGCTCCCGGGCGGCATCAATGATGCGGAGGTTGGCCTGGTGGGGTACGAAGGCCTTGATGTCCTCGGGGGTGAGGCCGGCCTTTTCTATGGCCTCGAGGGTGGCCGTGTTCATCACCCGCACGGCGAACTTGAAGACCTCCCGCCCGTTCATGTAAAGGCGGTTTCGCATGGAGGTGCCGTCGGGTAGCCTCGGGGCCACGCAGGCGTGGTAGAGCTCCTTGGCCCCAGCGCCGTCCGCCCCCAGGACGAAGGACTTGAAGCCAAAGCCCTCCCGGACCTTCCCCACCACCGCCGCTCCCCCGGCGTCCCCGAAGAGAACGGCGGTGGCCCGGTCGTTCCAGTCCAGGATTTTGGAGAGGGCCTCGGCCCCCACCACCAGCACCTTGCGGGCGAGGCCTGCCTCCACCAGGGCGTGGGCTTGGGCCAGGCCATAGACCCACCCCGGGCAGCCCGCAAGGAGGTCGTAGGCGAAGGCCTGGAGGCCGAAGCGGGCTTGGACCAGGGCGGCGGTATCGGGGAAGAGGGCGTCCGGGGTGTTGGTGGCCACGATGACCCCGTCCACCCCTTCCAGGGCCCCCGGGTGGCGGGCCAGGAGGTCCTCCACCGCCTTAAAGGCCAGGTCCGAGGTGTACTCGTCCTCCGCGGCGATGCGCCGTTCCCGGATGCCCGTGCGGGTCACGATCCATTCGTCCGAGGTGTCCAGGTAGGCCTCAAACTCCTCGTTTTTCATGACCCTTTGGGGCGCATAGGCCCCCAGGGCCAGGATGCCGCTCATGCCCGACCTCCCGTCATGGGCTTTACTATACTCGCGCCCATGAAAAAAGTTGAGGCCCCGGAGAGCCGGGGCTTGGGGATTGAACGGGGTCTAAACCTCTAGGACCTTGCGCCCGTCGTAGTAGCCGCACTCCGGGCAAACGGTGTGCGGGGGCTTCATCGCCTTGCACTCGGGGCAGGGAACCAGGGTCGGGGGGTTAGGGCGTGGTGGCTCCGACGCGCGTCCCGCCGGGCCTTGGAGGTTTTCTTCTTGGGTACCGGGTGCTTCGCCATCTCCAATCCTCCGTGGGGGGCCTTGGCCCCCGCTAAACCCCTGGTAGTATAGCAGACCCGCTAGAGTTCGGGAAGGAGGTCCTTAAGCCCCGTGAAGGGGTGGGAGAGCCCCACCTCGTGGCCGCAGTCCACCAGGTTGCGGTCGGCCCCGCACACCGGGCAAAGCCCCTTGCACCCCTCCTCGCACAGCACGGTGTAGGGCATCTCCGTGACGAAGGCCTCCGTGAGGAAGGGGAGGAGGTCCAGGTCGGGAAGGCCGAAGGTGTAGTACTCCTCCTCTTCCTCCTCGTGGAAGACCACCTCCTTTAGGCCCTCTTGGTAGCGAAGGAGGTGCTGGAAGTGGGCGTGGATGTGGGTGGGGGTGGGCTTGAGGCAACGGCGGCACTCCATGAGGACCACCCCTTCCACCTCGCCGGAAAGCCAGTACTCTTGGCCGCCCACGGCGGACACCGCCACCTTCCAGTTGGCCTCGCCCTGCAAGGGGAAGTGCTCCTCGCCCACATGGAAGGCCTCCCGCACCACGCCTGCGGCCCGGGCGGTGCCTCCTTCCTTCAAAAGGCGGGCTAGGTTAATGCTGGTCACCTCGCGCTGTTCCATCCTTACAAGTATAGCGCCTTTAGGGCGGATTTCCTAGCCTGACGGGCCAGGGGCTACCCGCGGCGATGGTCACTTGACACGATGGAAAGGGCGCGCCTTTCGCTTTCACATGGTATAGCGAGCCCTTGAAGGGCCCTCGTCCGTCTTTTTTGGACCGCGTCAAGCGTTACGGTGAAGTGCTAGAATGGGGGTACCGGCACCCGCCGGAGGGCATCTTGACAAACGGTTTTCCCCTTGCGCAAGGGCTTTATGCGCTTTGGCCCTCTCATCGCCCGTTCCCCATGCGCCTGCCTAACAGCATAAACCCCCAAAAATGGCCCTTATACGGCGTGTGCATATTCCAGACTTCATCTTTCTCAGAAAACCCCCTCCGGAGCATGCCCTCCAGGACGCTATTCCTAAGGGGTTGCCGTTGCAAGAGATGCTTCCCCGTAAGGGGATTGCGACAAGCTAGGAAGGTTCTGGAGTCTAGGAACGCCAAGAACTCCACTAGTTGCAAGAGATGCTTCCCCGTAAGGGGATTGCGACACCATCTCGTTGTAGGTGGCGAAGACAACCTCTGTGTTGCAAGAGATGCTTCCCCGTAAGGGGATTGCGACTGTTTGATTAGGGCGACCTCTTCCCGCATTTGTGTTTGGTTGCAAGAGATGCTTCCCCGTAAGGGGATTGCGACAAGATTTTTCTAGAGGCGTAGGAGTAAATGAAAGCCAGGTTGCAAGAGATGCTTCCCCGTAAGGGGATTGCGACTCCGCGATCCCCCACGCCTCAGTCATGATCTCCTGCGCCTTGTGGTTGCAAGAGATGCTTCCCCGTAAGGGGATTGCGACTGGCGGGCACGGATGATGTGCACGCCCTTGAAGACGGGCATCAGGTTGCAAGAGATGCTTCCCCGTAAGGGGATTGCGACACTTCGGAGGACGCCCTTACCACGCGCCCGTTCGCCCCGAGTTGCAAGAGATGCTTCCCCGTAAGGGGATTGCGACAGGTAGGGCACCCCGTACCCACCCCATACCTCCTGATAAGTTGCAAGAGATGCTTCCCCGTAAGGGGATTGCGACTGTCCTCCCAGGGTAAAGGGTGTCTACCTAGCCGATAACCGGTTACAAGAGATGCTTCCCCGTAAGGGGATTGA encodes:
- a CDS encoding deoxyguanosinetriphosphate triphosphohydrolase encodes the protein MLFPRETLLELEASRLAPYAQKAKDTRGRMHPEPESPFRTPYQKDRDRILHTTAFRRLEYKTQVLPGWAGDYYRTRLTHTLEVAQVSRSIARALGLNEDLTEAIALSHDLGHPPFGHTGEKVLHELMKAHGGFEHNAQALRILTHLEVRYPGFRGLNLTHEVLEGIATHEAAYVPGFKESYQGQGTLEAQVVDLSDAIAYAAHDLDDGLRAGLLRPEELLEVPLLKALAQEEGLDLLRLPELERRVLVRQLLGYFITAAIEATHARLEAAQVQSAEAVRHHPSRLAALTEEAERGLKELKAFLLERFYRHPEVLRERLKAETALEGLFRAYTRYPETLPKEVQARISEEGLERAVCDYIAGMTDRYALEAYRRLFP
- the fabG gene encoding 3-oxoacyl-[acyl-carrier-protein] reductase: MRKALITGASRGIGRAIALRLAQEGFALAIHYGQNREKAEEVAEEARRLGSPLVGILGANLLEAEAASALVHQAAEVLGGLDTLVNNAGITRDTLLVRMKDEDWEAVLEANLSAVFRTTREAIKLMMKARFGRIVNITSVVGILGNPGQANYVASKAGLIGFTRAVAKEYAARGITVNAVAPGFIETEMTEKLPPEVREAYLKQIPAGRFGRPEDVAEAVAFLVSERAGYITGQTLCVDGGLTPH
- a CDS encoding DUF177 domain-containing protein; the encoded protein is MEQREVTSINLARLLKEGGTARAAGVVREAFHVGEEHFPLQGEANWKVAVSAVGGQEYWLSGEVEGVVLMECRRCLKPTPTHIHAHFQHLLRYQEGLKEVVFHEEEEEEYYTFGLPDLDLLPFLTEAFVTEMPYTVLCEEGCKGLCPVCGADRNLVDCGHEVGLSHPFTGLKDLLPEL
- a CDS encoding beta-ketoacyl-ACP synthase III: MSGILALGAYAPQRVMKNEEFEAYLDTSDEWIVTRTGIRERRIAAEDEYTSDLAFKAVEDLLARHPGALEGVDGVIVATNTPDALFPDTAALVQARFGLQAFAYDLLAGCPGWVYGLAQAHALVEAGLARKVLVVGAEALSKILDWNDRATAVLFGDAGGAAVVGKVREGFGFKSFVLGADGAGAKELYHACVAPRLPDGTSMRNRLYMNGREVFKFAVRVMNTATLEAIEKAGLTPEDIKAFVPHQANLRIIDAARERLGLPWERVVVNVDRYGNTSTASIPLALKEAVDAGRIREGDHVLLVSFGAGLTWAAAVLTWGGA
- the acpP gene encoding acyl carrier protein, with amino-acid sequence MTEQEIFEKVKAVIADKLQVEAEKVTLEARFIEDLGADSLDTVELIMGLEDEFGLEISDEEAEKIRTVKDAVEYIKAKLG
- the fabD gene encoding ACP S-malonyltransferase — translated: MWAALFPGQGSQRVGMGRALYEAFLEAREVLDRAEAVLPGLLSLMWEGPEEALTLTENQQPALLAVGYAAYRAYLGQGGKPPALAAGHSLGEWTAHVAAGTLELEDALRLVRLRGRYMQEAVPPGQGAMAAILKLPLEEIRAALEGLEGVEIANLNAPEQTVISGRKEAVEMAAERLKAKRARVVFLPVSAPFHSSLMAPAQERLAQELEGVPFRKPLFPVYSNVTAQPVEDPEAIRALLLQQITAPVRWVEILKDMERRGVRRFLEFGSGEVLKGLVGRTLEGAEALSVTDPETLQKALEVQDA